In the Candidatus Cloacimonas acidaminovorans str. Evry genome, one interval contains:
- the wecB gene encoding non-hydrolyzing UDP-N-acetylglucosamine 2-epimerase — translation MKIVQIVGARPQFIKLAPLSREVRKHHQEVIIHSGQHYDIQMNEVFFRDLEIPAPDYNLNVGSGSQSTQTAGILNALEPVLIKEKPDLAIVYGDTNTTLAGALTSAKLGIKTAHIEAGLRSYNKSMPEEINRIVADHISDILLAPTETAMHNASKEGLLEKTFLVGDIMVDSLSFGIKKAEKEANVLSTLQLEDKNYCLLTLHRPYNVDDPDNLYHILEGLDALQQLIIFPVHPRTLNILNNIKNIRFSNIRLIEPQAYLDFLLLMKHSRMIFTDSGGIQKEAYILQKPCVTLRPETEWVETVQSGWNLLLPVFSRDFPFVVNNFKPPETHPALFGENVAEKIMQLLENK, via the coding sequence ATGAAAATAGTGCAAATTGTAGGAGCCAGACCTCAATTTATAAAATTGGCTCCTCTTTCCCGGGAAGTTAGAAAACACCATCAGGAAGTAATTATTCACAGTGGACAGCATTACGATATTCAAATGAATGAGGTCTTTTTCAGGGATTTGGAAATTCCTGCTCCTGATTATAATCTTAATGTTGGTTCCGGCAGCCAAAGCACACAAACCGCAGGTATATTAAATGCTTTGGAGCCCGTTTTAATAAAAGAAAAACCGGACCTGGCAATTGTTTATGGCGATACCAATACTACTCTTGCAGGAGCTTTAACCTCTGCCAAACTGGGAATTAAAACAGCTCATATAGAAGCCGGATTACGAAGTTATAATAAAAGTATGCCGGAAGAGATAAACAGGATTGTAGCTGATCATATAAGCGATATTTTATTAGCTCCCACAGAAACAGCTATGCACAATGCAAGCAAAGAAGGCTTGCTGGAAAAAACATTCCTGGTTGGGGATATAATGGTTGATTCACTTTCTTTCGGAATAAAAAAAGCGGAAAAAGAAGCAAATGTCTTATCTACTTTGCAATTGGAGGATAAAAACTACTGTCTTCTGACATTGCACAGACCTTATAATGTAGATGATCCTGATAATTTATATCATATTCTTGAAGGATTGGATGCCTTACAACAACTAATAATTTTTCCGGTTCATCCCCGCACGCTTAATATTCTTAATAATATAAAAAACATCCGTTTTAGTAATATCCGTTTGATAGAACCTCAAGCATATCTGGATTTTCTGCTTCTGATGAAACATTCTCGGATGATTTTTACCGATTCAGGAGGAATTCAAAAAGAAGCATATATTTTACAAAAGCCCTGTGTTACTCTTCGTCCTGAAACAGAATGGGTAGAAACAGTCCAAAGCGGATGGAATCTTCTGTTACCCGTTTTTTCTCGGGATTTTCCTTTCGTTGTAAATAATTTTAAGCCACCGGAAACTCATCCTGCTCTCTTCGGTGAAAATGTAGCGGAAAAAATAATGCAGCTGCTGGAAAATAAATAG
- a CDS encoding HAD family hydrolase: MATKPQIKAIIFDLDGTLIDSVVDIAGAMNAALKELGYPEHPVEAYKTFIGDGHMELARKVLPEDKRTPENIEALAKKFWDHYDIEWYLHTNIFPGVLYLIQLAVARKMKLAILSNKPHYFTKKMIRHFFRGAMIRHTKNPFGVYSGEEPNKPKKPDPTVALELVQHLIVKPQNVALVGDSVVDIQTAKNAGMIAIGAAWGYGNKKDLQDAGADLIFDSPTEMSTYLDSQPLCP; encoded by the coding sequence ATGGCTACAAAACCTCAAATCAAAGCCATCATCTTTGATCTTGATGGCACTTTAATTGACAGCGTTGTTGATATCGCAGGGGCGATGAATGCTGCCTTAAAAGAACTTGGCTACCCTGAACATCCGGTAGAGGCATATAAAACCTTTATTGGTGATGGACACATGGAATTGGCAAGAAAAGTTTTACCGGAAGATAAAAGAACCCCGGAAAATATTGAAGCTCTTGCTAAAAAATTCTGGGATCATTACGATATTGAATGGTATCTGCATACCAATATTTTCCCCGGTGTATTGTACCTCATTCAATTAGCTGTAGCCCGTAAAATGAAACTGGCAATTCTTTCCAACAAGCCACATTATTTTACGAAGAAAATGATTCGTCATTTCTTCCGGGGAGCAATGATTCGCCATACTAAAAATCCTTTTGGCGTTTATAGCGGTGAAGAACCCAATAAACCCAAAAAACCTGATCCCACCGTAGCTCTGGAACTTGTCCAACACTTAATTGTAAAACCGCAAAATGTTGCTCTTGTTGGAGATAGTGTTGTAGATATTCAGACCGCTAAAAATGCTGGAATGATTGCTATAGGCGCTGCATGGGGTTATGGAAACAAAAAAGACCTCCAAGATGCTGGAGCCGATTTGATTTTTGACAGCCCTACAGAGATGTCCACTTATTTGGATTCTCAACCCCTTTGTCCATGA
- a CDS encoding secondary thiamine-phosphate synthase enzyme YjbQ, with the protein MKSYRQELHFRTDKRRDFINITPLVRNVLHESGIKDGLCLVNSMHITSSVFINDDEKGLHSDFETWLEKLAPEKPYSQYRHNGFEDNADAHLKRQIMGREVVIAITNGELDFGTWEQIFYGEFDGMRDKRVLVKIIGE; encoded by the coding sequence ATGAAAAGTTATCGCCAGGAACTGCATTTCAGAACCGATAAACGCAGGGATTTTATAAACATAACTCCTCTGGTGAGAAATGTCTTACACGAAAGCGGAATAAAAGATGGCTTGTGTTTAGTAAATTCTATGCACATTACTTCTTCCGTTTTTATCAATGATGACGAAAAAGGTCTCCATAGTGATTTTGAAACCTGGCTGGAAAAATTAGCTCCAGAAAAACCCTACTCCCAATATCGTCATAACGGTTTTGAAGATAATGCCGATGCTCATTTGAAAAGACAAATTATGGGCAGAGAAGTTGTGATTGCCATAACCAACGGAGAATTGGATTTCGGAACCTGGGAACAAATATTCTACGGCGAATTTGACGGTATGCGCGATAAAAGGGTTTTGGTAAAAATAATCGGAGAATAA
- a CDS encoding mechanosensitive ion channel family protein: protein MLLAINVEKLTGDFITPERISLIIRVILILLVGIPLVRLIRSLTKKIVKNRLSPQSEQLVVRSVYYVAILILLITLLNEFGFRLSAILGAAGIFGVAIGFASQTSFSNIISGIFLISEKPFKVGDVVQVSSNIGTIESIDLLSIKLKTPDNRYVRVPNETMIKTEVINITRYPVRRVDINLSVSYDDDLHKVQEVLLGLAESNPWALKDPAPLFSIDKFGDSGIQILFGVWTKKEDIQNLKTSLMIGIKEKFKQENITIPFPHILIANAEELKNEPIS, encoded by the coding sequence GTGCTACTGGCTATTAATGTAGAAAAGCTTACAGGGGATTTCATTACTCCAGAAAGGATAAGTTTGATAATTCGGGTTATTCTTATTCTGTTGGTGGGAATTCCTTTGGTAAGATTGATTCGTTCCCTAACTAAGAAGATAGTTAAAAACCGCCTTTCCCCTCAAAGTGAACAGTTAGTTGTCCGCTCCGTTTATTATGTAGCAATTTTAATTCTGCTTATTACCTTACTGAATGAATTTGGATTTCGGCTTTCTGCCATTTTAGGAGCTGCAGGCATTTTTGGTGTAGCTATCGGTTTTGCTTCTCAGACCAGCTTTTCCAACATTATTAGTGGTATATTTTTAATATCGGAAAAGCCATTTAAAGTAGGAGATGTGGTTCAGGTAAGTTCCAATATCGGAACAATTGAATCCATAGACCTTTTATCTATCAAGCTGAAAACACCTGATAACCGCTATGTGCGAGTTCCTAATGAAACAATGATTAAGACGGAAGTTATCAATATTACCCGCTATCCTGTGCGCCGTGTTGATATAAATCTTTCTGTTAGCTATGATGATGATCTGCATAAAGTTCAGGAAGTTCTTTTAGGACTTGCAGAAAGCAATCCTTGGGCATTAAAAGACCCGGCTCCTTTGTTTTCCATAGACAAATTTGGTGACTCGGGAATCCAGATTCTTTTTGGCGTCTGGACAAAAAAAGAAGATATTCAAAATTTGAAGACCTCTTTGATGATTGGCATCAAGGAGAAATTTAAACAGGAAAATATCACAATTCCCTTCCCTCACATATTGATTGCCAATGCTGAGGAACTAAAAAATGAACCCATATCATAA
- the gdhA gene encoding NADP-specific glutamate dehydrogenase — MTINEFMAKVEAKNPGEPEFLQAVKEVVETIWDVYINNPRFVKANILERIVEPERVIIFRVPWVDDKGEVQVNRGYRVQFNSAIGPYKGGLRFHPSVNLSILKFLGFEQTFKNSLTTLPMGGGKGGSDFDARGKSDGEIMRFCQSFMTELFRHIGPNTDVPAGDIGVGAREIGYMFGMYKKLMNEFTGVFTGKGLTWGGSLVRPEATGFGVVYFTEEMLKTKGETIKGKRVAISGFGNVAWGAVQKVNHLGGKVVTISGPDGYVLDEEGISGEKINYMVELRASNNDRVKDYADKYPNAKFFPGKRPWEVKVDVAIPCATQNELNGDDARALINNGVFCVTEAANMPCTPEAVEIFQKAKILYAPGKAANAGGVATSGLEMTQNSIRMNWSREEVDEKLHGIMKNIHQACVDSGKEPDGYINYVKGANIAGFLKVANAMCDQGIV; from the coding sequence ATGACCATCAATGAGTTTATGGCAAAAGTGGAAGCCAAGAATCCGGGTGAACCTGAATTCTTACAGGCAGTTAAAGAAGTAGTAGAAACAATCTGGGATGTTTATATTAATAATCCCCGTTTCGTAAAAGCCAATATCCTGGAGCGTATTGTAGAGCCCGAACGCGTAATCATTTTCCGTGTTCCTTGGGTTGACGACAAAGGCGAAGTTCAAGTAAATCGTGGCTATCGTGTTCAATTTAACAGTGCAATCGGACCTTATAAAGGTGGATTGCGTTTTCATCCCAGTGTAAATTTATCCATTTTGAAGTTTTTGGGCTTTGAACAAACCTTCAAAAACAGCTTAACGACTCTTCCTATGGGTGGAGGCAAAGGTGGCAGTGATTTTGATGCCAGAGGAAAAAGTGATGGCGAAATTATGCGTTTTTGCCAGTCCTTTATGACAGAACTATTTCGTCATATTGGTCCCAACACGGATGTTCCGGCTGGTGACATAGGTGTTGGAGCTCGTGAAATTGGCTATATGTTTGGAATGTATAAAAAGCTGATGAATGAATTTACCGGAGTTTTTACAGGTAAAGGTTTAACTTGGGGAGGAAGTTTAGTTCGTCCTGAAGCCACAGGTTTTGGAGTTGTCTATTTCACCGAAGAAATGCTGAAAACCAAAGGTGAAACCATTAAGGGTAAAAGAGTTGCCATTTCCGGATTTGGAAATGTTGCCTGGGGTGCAGTTCAAAAAGTGAATCACTTAGGTGGCAAAGTTGTAACTATTTCTGGTCCTGATGGTTATGTTTTAGACGAGGAAGGCATAAGTGGTGAAAAGATTAATTATATGGTTGAACTACGTGCTTCCAATAATGATCGCGTAAAGGATTATGCCGATAAGTATCCTAATGCCAAATTTTTCCCGGGAAAGCGTCCCTGGGAAGTGAAAGTTGATGTTGCTATTCCTTGTGCTACGCAAAATGAGCTCAATGGAGATGATGCCAGGGCACTTATTAATAACGGTGTATTTTGTGTAACCGAAGCTGCCAATATGCCTTGTACACCTGAAGCAGTGGAAATTTTTCAAAAAGCGAAAATTCTTTATGCTCCAGGAAAAGCGGCAAATGCAGGTGGAGTAGCCACCAGCGGATTGGAAATGACGCAAAACTCCATCCGTATGAATTGGAGCAGAGAAGAAGTAGATGAAAAACTCCACGGAATTATGAAAAACATTCATCAGGCATGCGTTGATAGTGGCAAAGAACCCGATGGCTATATTAATTATGTGAAAGGTGCTAATATTGCTGGCTTTTTGAAAGTTGCCAATGCAATGTGTGACCAGGGAATTGTGTAA
- a CDS encoding LemA family protein — MKKGLIVLLAIILVIIICAGWFIGRYNNIQKEKVNVESAWAQVQNVYQTRYDLVPNLVEIVQGAANFEKSTLTQVTEARAKAGGSLNLPPEALTNPQAFQAFQQSQAGLSDALSRLMVVVERYPELKANQNFLAFQSQLEGIENRIRTERMRYNDAAKKFNQLIVTFPNNIIASIIKVKPFQFFQAEESAQKAPKVQFD; from the coding sequence ATGAAGAAAGGACTGATTGTATTACTCGCAATTATCCTCGTGATTATAATTTGTGCCGGTTGGTTTATCGGACGTTATAATAACATTCAAAAAGAAAAGGTGAATGTAGAAAGTGCTTGGGCTCAGGTGCAAAATGTTTATCAAACCAGATATGACCTTGTTCCAAATTTAGTGGAAATAGTTCAAGGAGCTGCAAATTTCGAAAAATCAACTTTAACTCAAGTAACTGAAGCTCGTGCAAAAGCCGGTGGAAGTTTAAATCTTCCTCCTGAAGCATTAACCAATCCCCAGGCATTTCAGGCATTTCAACAAAGCCAGGCAGGATTAAGTGATGCCCTTTCCCGTTTAATGGTTGTAGTGGAACGTTATCCTGAATTGAAAGCCAACCAGAATTTTCTGGCTTTTCAAAGCCAGCTGGAAGGTATTGAAAACAGAATCAGAACTGAAAGAATGCGTTATAATGATGCAGCTAAAAAGTTCAATCAGCTGATAGTAACTTTCCCGAATAATATTATTGCCAGTATTATTAAGGTTAAGCCCTTCCAATTCTTCCAGGCAGAAGAAAGTGCACAGAAAGCCCCTAAAGTTCAATTTGATTAA
- a CDS encoding C25 family cysteine peptidase yields MAILPAIFLLLSFSLSAELIAEGNSKNSVSLLIDNENETILEYRISAFEKNMVTIEGEEWYQIRLPKEGITQDKGYPELPVFNRSIIIPDQALMAIEVFDLEFKDYPIKVAPSKGVITRDINPATIPYTFGNVYQENSFYPQKMVALSEPYILRDFRGITVLTTPFAYNPVTGTLRVYTSYKVKVYNQGNDTVNSFNRSRTSVSRSFCPLYENHFLNWNSYRYTPVDDSYGKLLVICHSSFLTQIAPYINWKRQKGIDTELVEFSTIGTTANQLKAYIQNRYNADNSITFVQLVGDAPQIPTLSYSGGGSDPSFSLVAGSDNYPDIFIGRFSAQTTAEVTAQVNKTIQYERDLNTSATWLSKAMGIASAEGTSGEGDNGESDITHMNLIRTKLLNYGYTSVDQIYDPGASASTVTTNVNAGRGFINYVGHGSNTSWGTTGFSNTNASALTNGNKVPFIMDVACVNGNFVSYTCFAEAWMRNANGGAVGIYASSINQSWASPMRAQDEVTDLLTGEVHTTLGGLYYNGSCKMMDVYGSDGVNMFKTWHIFGDASLQVRSKTPLAMTVSHPASVTSGTNNIIISSGVANALVAITYNNTIYGKAVTNSSGSAIVNISNPPSGEITYTVTVTAFNRVTYTGSLQQVNVPPDQPRFVAEWEPAQGSIIRYPFGLPYSLIADLSNNCLLYVVVSSSLQATCNSALVSNGVNMANVRYIVTDNDTYWIRDYGPWTIMNRENNLQLIDFTYNRPRPYDDAVPLAIANFLGVDLYKMNITHTGGNIMTDGQGKAMSTDLVLTENTSLSQNDINTMFNNYLGVTDYQLYPDPNNTYINHIDCWAKLLGVDKVIIRSVPTNHSQYSAIEAVVTQWETKLSSYGTPYKIYRVYTPNDEPYTNSFILNKHIYVPLMGTANDASAILAYQNAMPGYIVTGYLYSNFESTDAIHCRVNTIFDDKMISLKHIPPVLSSVSQSLTLSANITHTNALNPSATYISWKIGKNGIWQSSNLTLQSDGNWVTNLTAPVIGDTLFYCFSVTDVTNRNVTLPLCAEYDPFMLIGTYVPAISQPQVQLQVQDTNVRISWNAIPYANNYVIYSANSPDEVFLPVGSTSATFWETPLNTEKKFFKVVAQRVVR; encoded by the coding sequence ATGGCAATATTACCAGCTATATTTCTGCTCCTGTCTTTTAGCTTAAGTGCAGAATTGATTGCTGAGGGTAATAGTAAAAATTCCGTATCCCTGCTTATTGATAATGAAAACGAGACCATCCTGGAATACCGAATAAGTGCATTTGAAAAAAATATGGTCACTATTGAAGGTGAGGAATGGTATCAAATTCGTCTGCCTAAAGAAGGAATAACTCAAGATAAGGGCTATCCCGAATTGCCTGTTTTTAACCGCAGTATTATTATTCCGGATCAGGCATTGATGGCGATTGAGGTCTTTGATCTTGAATTTAAGGACTATCCCATCAAGGTGGCTCCTTCCAAAGGGGTTATTACGCGTGATATAAATCCGGCTACAATTCCTTACACTTTTGGCAATGTCTATCAGGAAAACTCTTTCTATCCTCAAAAAATGGTTGCTTTATCAGAGCCCTATATTTTAAGGGATTTCCGTGGGATAACCGTTTTAACTACTCCTTTTGCCTATAATCCAGTTACGGGAACTTTAAGAGTTTATACTTCTTATAAAGTGAAAGTTTATAACCAAGGAAATGATACCGTAAACTCTTTCAACCGCTCCCGGACTTCTGTTTCCCGTAGTTTTTGCCCTCTTTATGAAAACCATTTTTTGAACTGGAATTCCTATCGTTATACCCCTGTAGATGATTCCTACGGTAAATTACTGGTAATCTGTCATTCAAGTTTTTTAACTCAGATAGCTCCCTATATTAATTGGAAAAGGCAGAAAGGGATAGATACGGAGTTAGTGGAATTCAGCACAATCGGAACTACTGCCAATCAACTTAAGGCCTATATTCAAAATCGCTATAATGCAGATAATTCTATTACCTTTGTGCAACTGGTTGGTGATGCACCTCAAATTCCAACTCTTTCTTATAGCGGAGGAGGAAGTGATCCGAGTTTTTCTTTAGTTGCCGGTAGTGATAATTATCCTGATATTTTTATCGGCAGGTTTTCAGCTCAAACTACAGCAGAAGTAACGGCGCAAGTGAATAAAACAATCCAATACGAAAGGGACTTGAATACTTCGGCTACCTGGTTATCCAAAGCAATGGGAATTGCTTCTGCTGAAGGAACTAGTGGCGAAGGTGATAATGGTGAAAGTGATATAACCCATATGAATTTGATTCGGACTAAACTGCTAAATTATGGCTACACCAGTGTGGATCAAATTTATGATCCGGGTGCCTCAGCTTCCACGGTTACTACTAATGTAAACGCCGGGCGGGGTTTTATCAATTATGTGGGTCATGGTTCCAATACTTCCTGGGGAACAACTGGTTTTAGCAATACTAATGCTTCAGCTCTTACTAATGGCAATAAAGTTCCCTTTATTATGGATGTTGCCTGTGTGAACGGTAATTTTGTTTCTTATACTTGTTTTGCTGAAGCCTGGATGAGAAATGCCAATGGGGGAGCAGTTGGCATTTATGCCAGTTCTATAAATCAATCCTGGGCTTCTCCTATGCGAGCTCAAGATGAAGTTACAGACCTCTTAACTGGAGAAGTGCATACAACCCTGGGTGGTTTGTATTATAACGGTTCCTGCAAAATGATGGATGTTTATGGGTCTGATGGTGTAAATATGTTTAAAACCTGGCATATTTTCGGAGATGCATCCCTTCAGGTCCGTTCAAAGACCCCTCTGGCAATGACAGTTAGCCACCCTGCATCCGTAACTTCAGGAACAAATAATATTATTATCTCTTCAGGGGTAGCAAATGCTCTTGTGGCAATAACCTATAATAATACTATTTACGGCAAAGCGGTTACCAATAGTAGTGGTTCGGCAATTGTTAATATCAGCAATCCTCCATCAGGAGAAATTACTTATACAGTAACGGTTACTGCTTTTAATAGAGTAACTTACACTGGTTCATTACAACAGGTTAATGTTCCTCCGGACCAACCTCGTTTTGTAGCAGAATGGGAACCTGCTCAAGGTTCAATAATTCGTTATCCTTTTGGTTTGCCCTATTCTCTGATAGCTGATTTATCTAATAATTGTCTTTTGTATGTGGTCGTATCCAGTTCACTTCAGGCAACTTGTAATTCAGCCCTTGTTTCCAATGGTGTTAATATGGCTAATGTGCGTTATATTGTTACGGATAATGATACCTATTGGATAAGAGATTATGGTCCTTGGACTATTATGAATAGGGAGAATAATCTCCAATTGATTGATTTTACCTATAATCGTCCTCGTCCTTATGATGATGCCGTTCCTCTTGCAATAGCTAATTTCCTGGGAGTAGATTTATATAAGATGAATATTACTCATACAGGCGGTAATATTATGACCGATGGACAGGGAAAAGCAATGAGTACAGACCTGGTGTTAACGGAAAATACTTCCCTCAGTCAAAATGATATAAATACTATGTTTAACAACTATCTTGGAGTTACTGATTATCAATTGTATCCCGATCCCAATAATACATATATAAACCATATTGACTGCTGGGCAAAGCTTCTGGGTGTAGATAAAGTTATTATTCGCAGTGTGCCAACAAACCATTCGCAATATAGTGCTATTGAAGCAGTAGTAACTCAATGGGAAACAAAACTTTCCAGCTATGGCACTCCCTATAAAATTTATAGGGTCTATACTCCCAATGATGAACCCTATACCAATTCCTTTATTTTGAATAAGCATATTTATGTGCCTTTAATGGGGACCGCGAATGATGCTTCTGCTATTCTTGCATATCAAAATGCAATGCCAGGTTATATTGTTACTGGATATTTATACAGCAATTTTGAGTCCACAGATGCCATTCACTGCAGGGTTAACACTATTTTTGATGATAAAATGATTTCTCTTAAGCATATTCCTCCAGTTCTTTCTTCCGTTTCACAGTCCCTTACCTTGAGTGCCAATATTACTCATACTAATGCACTAAATCCAAGTGCAACATACATTTCCTGGAAAATCGGGAAAAATGGAATCTGGCAAAGTAGTAACTTGACTTTACAAAGTGATGGAAATTGGGTAACTAATCTTACGGCTCCGGTTATTGGTGATACTCTTTTCTATTGTTTTTCGGTAACGGATGTAACAAATCGTAATGTTACTTTACCTCTTTGTGCGGAATACGATCCTTTTATGTTAATCGGAACTTATGTGCCTGCAATTAGCCAACCACAAGTGCAATTGCAAGTTCAGGATACTAATGTTAGAATATCCTGGAATGCAATTCCTTATGCCAATAATTATGTTATCTATTCTGCAAATTCACCGGATGAAGTTTTCCTGCCTGTGGGTTCTACTTCTGCAACTTTTTGGGAAACACCTTTAAACACGGAGAAAAAGTTTTTTAAAGTAGTAGCCCAAAGAGTTGTAAGATAA